In the genome of Marinomonas algicola, the window GACTCACTGTTGTGTATGTAACACACGATCAAATAGAAGCCATGAGCATGGCCGACAGCATCATTTTATTAAACAAAGGAAAAGTAGAACAACAAGGGGCACCAGAGAGCTTCTACCAACACCCTCAGACCACCTTTGTGGCTGGTTTTATTGGCCATCCACCGATGAACCTGATCACATTGAATCAGCATATTTTGGGTATCCGACCAGAGCACATTAGCCTTAATCCTACGGGCTATAAAGCCAAAGTGAACAGCTGCGATTACCAAGGTGCCGCGACCGTACTGGATATTGACATAATAGAAGGTCCCTTTGCTGGCGCAAAACGCATTCAGTTTTCTCTCGAAGGTAAACACATACTCGCCGTTGACAGCCTCATAGCCATTCAATGGCCTGAGAAGGCACAACACACTTTTTCTCTTTCCACTGGTAAACGATTCGTACCGCAATAAAGCTAACTTATAACACATTGCCATTCTAAACCACGATGCAATTCCAACTCACTATGAAAGGAACGACCGTAATGACTGTCTCTCTTAAAAAAATACTAACCTTGAGCGCAATTGGGCTGAGTTTATCCGCTTTTGCACAGGCAAAAACAGAACTGACAATGTACTACCCCGTGTCTGTTGGTGGTGCGTTAACAAAAGTAGTCGACTCCATGGTCGCAGACTTTGAAAAACAAAACCCTGATGTGGATGTCAATGCCATCTATGCAGGTAATTACAATGACGCTCGAGTTAAGGCTTTGGCGGCACTAAACAGCGGCAAACCAGCACAACTCTCTGTCATGTTTTCAATTGACGTACACGAACTGATGGACCTAGATGCCATCGTTCCATTCGATGAAGTGGTATCCACTGAAGCTGATCGCACTTGGCTGAAAAGCTTTTATCCCGCTTTAATGGAAAACGGTGTAGTGAAAGGTAAAACTTACGGCATCCCATTTCAACGCTCGACAATTGTCATGTATTACAACAAAGACCTGTTTCGTGCGGCCGGGTTAGACCCACAGAAAGCACCATCTTCATGGGATGAGTTAGTGAATATGGGGAAAAAGCTGACTAAAACCGATAGCAACGGACACACGAATCAATGGGGCGTGATGATACCGTCAACAGGTTACCCTTACTGGATGTTTGGTGCCATGACCAAGCAAAAAGGCATGAAGTTAATGAATCAAGAAGGTAACAAAACCTACTTTGACGACCAAAATGCCATTGCAGCGCTTAACTTCTGGAAAGATTTGGGACAAACACATCAGATCATGCCAAAAGGAATGATTGAATGGGGAACGCTACGTCAAAACTTTTTAGAGCAAAAAACCGCCATGATGTGGCATTCAACTGGTAACCTTACCGCCGTTAAAAACAACGCTAAGTTTGACTTTGGCGTGGCCATGTTACCCGCAGAGAAAGAGTTTGGTTCTCCAACTGGTGGCGGTAATTTTTACCTATTTAAAAATTCAACAGCAGAAGAAAAACAAGCGGCCTTGAAATTAGTTAAGTTTATGACGTCACCAAAACAAGCCGCTAAATGGAGCATCGAAACGGGTTACATGGGCGTCAGCCAAGCGTCCTATAAAACACCAGAGCTAGCCGACTATGTGCAAACCTTCCCCCCCGCCGCCGTTGCGCGTGATCAACTCAAATTTGCCACCGCCGAACTGTCAACACACCAATCCGGTCGTGTTCGTAAACTGTTAGATGATGCTATTCAAGCGGTTTTAAATGATCAAGAAACGGCCGAAGGAGCCTTAACAAAAGCACAAAAACAAGCGGATCGCATTTTATCTCGCTACCGTTAAACCACGACTTTTGTCATAACATCATGGGGCTGTGTTCAGCCCCATATTGAGAGAACGATGATCAAATCACATAAAACACAAGCCTGGCTGCTTCTAACTCCAGCCCTTATTTTGCTTTTCACATTTACCTACCTCCCTATTGCGACGACCTTTGTCCGTAGTCTATTTGGCTACGGCGTTCAAATGGGCTCTCAAGCAAGTAGTGAAAACTACGTGCGTTTAATAGAAGACGAAGTCTTTTGGCAAGTATTGAAAAACAGCCTTTGGTACGCCCTCGTCACCGTCCCGGTATCGATCGTACTCGCGCTTAGCATGGCCATGTGGGTTAATTCAAAGTTGGCGGGCAAAAGCGTTCTTAGACTGTCTTTTTTCACACCGACTATTTTACCAATGATTTCGGTCGCCAATATTTGGTTACTTTTTTACAGTCCTGAAATAGGTTTATTTAATAACGTCCTTGAACAATTTGGTCTCTCTGGCATTAATTGGCTCGGTAACCCTGACACCGCACTGCCAAGCCTTATGGCAATGACCATTTGGAAAGAAGCAGGCTTTTTTATGATTTTCTACCTAGCCGCGTTGCAAACACTCTCACCAGATTTGTACAACGCCGCAAAAACGGAAAATGCCTCGCCCTTATATATGTTTAGAAGAATCACCTTTCCATTACTGATGCCAACGACCTTGTTTGTCTTTGTAAACGCCCTATTGAATTCCTTTAAACTCGTCGATCATTTGTTTATTTTGACCAAAGGCGGCCCAAATAACGCCACTAACTTATTGCTCTATTACATTTACGAAAACGCCTTTTCTTTCTTTGATACCGCCTATGCCTCGTCTTTAACCGTCATATTACTTGGCCTACTCATACTCATGGCACTCATCCAATTTGGAATAATAGAGCGCCGCGTTCACTATCACTAAGCAACAGGTTTTAATTAGACTGAGATGACACGATGAAAACGCTTTTTACAGGACTTTCTAACACTCTCGCCTGGCTACTCGCGCTTGCGTGGATCTTTCCATTGCTCTATGCCTTTTGGGCGGCCTTCCACAGTGCCGAGTACACCACACACTTTTCCCTATTTGCGCCCATTGAATTAAGCAACTTTTACACAGCATGGCAGCAGGCGCCTTTCTTACACTACATGGTGAACACCTTTGCTATTACGACCTTGACGCTCATCAGCCAATTAATCGTCTGTACCTTGGCCGCGTATGCCCTAGCACGAATTCCTTTTCGTGGGCGTGCCGTGGTGTTTAGTTTCGTTATTATGCAATTGATGGTAGCGCCAGAAATCCTCATCGTAGAGAATTATCAAACACTCGCCTACTTTGGAATGATTGATAGCTATGCCGCTGTAGCATTGCCTTACATCGCCAGCGCCTTTGGTATTTTTTTGCTACGCCAAAGTTTTAAAACCGTCCCATTGGACCTTGAAAACGCCGCTAAGTTGGAAGGTTGCAACCTCTTGCAAATTATTTGGAAAGTCTATGTTCCGTTGGCCAAACCCACTTATCTAGCCTACGCCTTAGTATCAATCAGCACGCATTGGAACAATTTCTTATGGCCATTGGTCGCTACAAACA includes:
- a CDS encoding ABC transporter substrate-binding protein; protein product: MTVSLKKILTLSAIGLSLSAFAQAKTELTMYYPVSVGGALTKVVDSMVADFEKQNPDVDVNAIYAGNYNDARVKALAALNSGKPAQLSVMFSIDVHELMDLDAIVPFDEVVSTEADRTWLKSFYPALMENGVVKGKTYGIPFQRSTIVMYYNKDLFRAAGLDPQKAPSSWDELVNMGKKLTKTDSNGHTNQWGVMIPSTGYPYWMFGAMTKQKGMKLMNQEGNKTYFDDQNAIAALNFWKDLGQTHQIMPKGMIEWGTLRQNFLEQKTAMMWHSTGNLTAVKNNAKFDFGVAMLPAEKEFGSPTGGGNFYLFKNSTAEEKQAALKLVKFMTSPKQAAKWSIETGYMGVSQASYKTPELADYVQTFPPAAVARDQLKFATAELSTHQSGRVRKLLDDAIQAVLNDQETAEGALTKAQKQADRILSRYR
- a CDS encoding carbohydrate ABC transporter permease codes for the protein MIKSHKTQAWLLLTPALILLFTFTYLPIATTFVRSLFGYGVQMGSQASSENYVRLIEDEVFWQVLKNSLWYALVTVPVSIVLALSMAMWVNSKLAGKSVLRLSFFTPTILPMISVANIWLLFYSPEIGLFNNVLEQFGLSGINWLGNPDTALPSLMAMTIWKEAGFFMIFYLAALQTLSPDLYNAAKTENASPLYMFRRITFPLLMPTTLFVFVNALLNSFKLVDHLFILTKGGPNNATNLLLYYIYENAFSFFDTAYASSLTVILLGLLILMALIQFGIIERRVHYH
- a CDS encoding carbohydrate ABC transporter permease, with product MKTLFTGLSNTLAWLLALAWIFPLLYAFWAAFHSAEYTTHFSLFAPIELSNFYTAWQQAPFLHYMVNTFAITTLTLISQLIVCTLAAYALARIPFRGRAVVFSFVIMQLMVAPEILIVENYQTLAYFGMIDSYAAVALPYIASAFGIFLLRQSFKTVPLDLENAAKLEGCNLLQIIWKVYVPLAKPTYLAYALVSISTHWNNFLWPLVATNTENSRPLTVGLSIFGAPESGVNWAIICAGTLISIAPLLVMFIVFQKQFIQSFMHAGIK